A region from the Paraburkholderia youngii genome encodes:
- a CDS encoding phosphoglycolate phosphatase — protein sequence MTAPYPAPSFAGPRLEAAIIDLDGTMIDTADDFTAGLNGMLAQLDAEETTREEVVGYVGKGSEHLIRSVLAPRFETEHAQERFDEALAIYQAEYAKINGVHTRLYPDVEAGLRALRDAGLKLACVTNKPHRFALELLQQYGLAQYFSVVLGGDSLAKKKPDPLPMLTAAAQLGVEPSATVAIGDSENDALAGRAAGMATLTVPYGYNHGQAIQTIKSDGIVASLLDAARAIAAHQSTT from the coding sequence ATGACTGCTCCGTACCCCGCCCCGTCCTTCGCCGGCCCGCGCCTCGAAGCCGCGATCATCGACCTCGACGGCACGATGATCGACACCGCCGACGACTTCACCGCCGGCCTGAACGGCATGCTCGCTCAGCTCGACGCGGAGGAAACGACGCGCGAGGAAGTGGTCGGCTATGTCGGCAAGGGTTCGGAGCATCTGATCCGCAGCGTGCTCGCCCCGCGCTTCGAAACCGAACACGCGCAAGAGCGCTTCGACGAAGCGCTCGCGATCTATCAGGCCGAGTACGCGAAGATCAACGGCGTGCACACGCGGCTTTATCCGGACGTTGAAGCCGGTCTGCGCGCGCTGCGCGACGCGGGCCTGAAGCTCGCCTGCGTGACCAACAAGCCGCACCGCTTCGCGCTCGAGTTGCTGCAGCAATACGGACTCGCGCAGTATTTCAGTGTCGTGCTCGGCGGCGACAGTCTCGCGAAAAAGAAACCGGACCCGCTGCCGATGCTGACCGCCGCCGCTCAACTCGGCGTCGAACCGAGCGCCACGGTCGCAATCGGCGACTCGGAAAACGACGCACTGGCGGGCCGCGCGGCCGGTATGGCGACGCTGACCGTGCCCTACGGCTACAACCACGGCCAAGCTATACAAACAATAAAATCCGATGGTATAGTTGCCTCGCTGCTCGACGCCGCCAGGGCGATCGCAGCGCACCAATCCACGACTTAA